The following are encoded in a window of Rosa chinensis cultivar Old Blush chromosome 4, RchiOBHm-V2, whole genome shotgun sequence genomic DNA:
- the LOC112199622 gene encoding uncharacterized protein LOC112199622, protein MNNLWDQIRRSQDEDDEEMMATNAIVMPAVAQESENQHRGGGSHPGRAPNEERFREERGKGMLADYFVDRPVFKDAEFRTRYRMSLNLFQRISTDLCQYDRYFVQRSDATGKVGLLPEQKMTAALRMLAYGAGANQCAEYCRMAKSTSVAAIQHFTRGIVDLYSTKYLRAPTAADLR, encoded by the coding sequence ATGAACAATTTGTGGGATCAAATTCGACGGTCTCaggatgaggatgatgaagagatgatggCCACTAACGCCATTGTCATGCCTGCAGTCGCTCAAGAATCTGAAAACCAACACCGAGGGGGCGGTTCTCATCCGGGTCGTGCACCAAATGAGGAACGATTTAGAGAAGAAAGGGGCAAAGGTATGTTGGCCGACTACTTTGTCGATCGGCCAGTGTTCAAAGATGCGGAGTTCCGAACACGTTACAGGATGAGTCTCAATCTCTTCCAGCGTATATCTACTGACCTTTGCCAGTATGATCGTTACTTTGTTCAAAGGTCAGATGCTACTGGCAAAGTCGGACTGCTTCCGGAGCAGAAGATGACAGCTGCCTTGCGAATGCTTGCGTACGGTGCAGGGGCAAATCAATGTGCTGAGTATTGTAGGATGGCGAAATCCACCTCCGTTGCAGCCATTCAGCACTTCACACGAGGAATTGTTGATCTTTACTCAACAAAATACCTCCGCGCTCCAACTGCAGCCGACCTCAGATGA